The Chloracidobacterium sp. genome includes a window with the following:
- a CDS encoding long-chain fatty acid--CoA ligase, with product MAHGTSPAAAKLPTTLCEVYATAIRTYAKDDAFAYKHAGQWIKVSHAAFAERVRKIRSGFLALGVQRGDRVGLLSENRLEWTITDVALLSCGAVDVPIYATSTSAQIAYIINDSGATMLVLSNQKQFDKVAAAIGEMPELKFIITFDPVTVAAPLPPRVKVLTFEELEQLGDRSTAGDFLDEMARAAAPDDLATLIYTSGTTGDPKGVMLTHDNLTFNLVANVERLTDVGPDDVALSYLPLSHVYERTVMNVFIYCGVSVYFAESIDAVAQNLIEVQPTVMTSVPRIFEKILAKIEDEGRKAGGLKAKLLTWALKTGREYSRAKYQGSVPPMLLLQYDIAFALVLSKIKNKIAPRVKFFCSGGAALAEDVLHTFSGMGLTILQGYGLTETSPVITANTRQENRPGTVGKPLRGVEIKIAPDGEILTRGRHVMRGYYNKPDKTAEVLTPDGWFHTGDIGEIDADGFLRITDRKKDLFKTSGGKYIAPQPIENALTASPYIVQAVVVGNGRKFPGALIVPLASKVQELAREAGLTSTDYRELLKHPHILDFYRKEVERLTSHLAQWEKIKNIALLENELTIEGGELTPTLKVKRRVVDEKYKAEIDAIYSEKALAAAK from the coding sequence ATGGCTCACGGAACGTCCCCAGCCGCCGCCAAACTCCCGACAACCCTGTGTGAAGTCTACGCGACGGCCATTCGCACCTATGCCAAAGACGACGCCTTCGCCTACAAGCACGCCGGGCAGTGGATCAAGGTGTCGCACGCCGCCTTCGCCGAACGGGTTCGCAAGATTCGTTCCGGCTTCCTCGCTCTTGGCGTCCAGCGTGGTGACCGCGTAGGACTGCTTTCTGAAAACCGTCTGGAATGGACGATTACCGATGTCGCCCTGCTCAGTTGCGGCGCGGTGGATGTCCCCATCTACGCCACTTCGACCAGCGCGCAGATCGCCTACATCATCAACGATTCAGGCGCGACCATGCTGGTGTTGTCTAACCAGAAACAGTTCGACAAGGTCGCAGCCGCCATCGGCGAGATGCCTGAACTCAAATTCATCATCACCTTTGACCCGGTGACGGTCGCCGCACCGCTTCCGCCGCGGGTCAAAGTACTGACCTTTGAAGAACTAGAGCAACTGGGCGACCGCAGCACGGCGGGCGACTTCCTCGACGAAATGGCCCGCGCCGCCGCGCCTGACGACTTGGCGACGCTTATTTACACCTCTGGCACGACCGGCGACCCCAAAGGCGTCATGCTGACGCACGACAACCTGACGTTCAATCTTGTCGCCAATGTCGAGCGTCTGACCGACGTGGGACCGGACGATGTGGCGCTCTCGTACCTACCGCTGTCGCACGTCTATGAGCGAACGGTTATGAACGTCTTCATCTACTGCGGCGTCTCGGTGTACTTCGCCGAAAGCATAGACGCCGTGGCGCAGAACCTCATCGAGGTTCAACCGACAGTGATGACGAGTGTGCCGCGCATTTTCGAGAAAATTCTGGCGAAAATTGAAGATGAAGGCCGCAAGGCCGGCGGTCTCAAAGCCAAGCTGCTTACGTGGGCGCTGAAAACCGGACGCGAATACTCTCGTGCGAAATATCAAGGCAGCGTTCCGCCGATGTTATTACTTCAGTATGACATCGCCTTCGCGCTGGTGCTTTCCAAAATCAAAAACAAGATTGCGCCGCGCGTGAAGTTTTTTTGCTCTGGCGGCGCGGCGCTGGCGGAAGATGTCCTGCATACCTTCTCCGGGATGGGACTGACCATCTTGCAGGGCTACGGGCTGACGGAGACTTCACCAGTCATCACCGCCAACACCAGGCAGGAAAACCGGCCCGGCACGGTCGGCAAGCCGCTGCGGGGCGTCGAAATCAAAATCGCACCGGACGGCGAAATTCTCACCCGCGGCCGACACGTCATGCGTGGCTACTACAACAAGCCTGACAAGACCGCCGAGGTCCTCACGCCGGACGGCTGGTTTCACACCGGCGACATCGGTGAAATTGACGCCGACGGCTTCCTGCGCATCACCGACCGCAAGAAAGACCTGTTCAAGACCTCTGGCGGCAAGTACATCGCGCCGCAGCCAATTGAAAACGCTCTGACGGCGTCGCCGTACATCGTGCAGGCTGTCGTGGTCGGCAACGGGCGCAAATTCCCCGGCGCACTCATCGTTCCGCTGGCCTCCAAGGTGCAGGAGCTGGCGCGCGAGGCCGGACTGACTTCCACCGACTACCGCGAGTTGCTCAAACATCCTCACATCCTCGACTTTTACCGCAAGGAAGTCGAGCGGCTAACGTCGCATTTGGCGCAGTGGGAAAAAATCAAAAACATTGCCCTACTTGAAAATGAGTTGACGATTGAAGGCGGCGAGTTGACGCCGACGCTCAAGGTCAAACGCCGCGTCGTGGACGAAAAATACAAAGCCGAGATTGACGCAATTTACAGCGAGAAGGCGCTGGCGGCGGCGAAGTGA
- a CDS encoding TetR family transcriptional regulator, giving the protein MARPATPRTTEKPAALPLRGDSGKDSGKYDTILRAAVTVFARNGYFNSKVSDVAREAGVADGTVYLYFKSKDDLLFSIITATLDSFIAQVRAAIAPLTSPLAQLREIARLHLEMLGRNRDLAVVFEVEIRHSIKFMEEFSTKKLSEYLDLIQQVIEAGQRAGEFRPEINARVATKVFFGALDEMATNWILSRRGKPLAAAVEPVLDLLLYGLAPRHTVALAAAQ; this is encoded by the coding sequence GCGCGACCGGCGACGCCCCGCACGACCGAAAAACCAGCCGCCCTGCCGCTTAGGGGCGACAGTGGCAAAGACAGTGGCAAATACGACACCATTCTGCGGGCGGCGGTGACAGTTTTCGCCCGCAACGGCTACTTCAACTCGAAGGTCTCTGATGTCGCACGGGAGGCCGGCGTCGCCGACGGGACGGTGTACCTGTACTTCAAAAGCAAGGATGACCTGCTGTTTTCCATTATTACGGCGACGCTCGATTCGTTCATCGCGCAAGTGCGGGCGGCGATCGCTCCCCTGACGAGTCCGCTGGCCCAACTGCGCGAAATCGCTCGGTTGCACCTCGAAATGCTGGGCCGCAACCGCGACCTTGCAGTCGTGTTTGAAGTCGAGATCCGGCATTCGATCAAGTTCATGGAGGAGTTTTCAACCAAGAAGCTCAGTGAGTACCTTGACCTCATCCAGCAGGTCATTGAAGCCGGACAGCGCGCCGGTGAGTTTCGCCCGGAAATCAACGCGCGCGTCGCCACCAAGGTCTTTTTCGGAGCGCTGGATGAGATGGCGACCAACTGGATTCTTAGCCGCCGAGGCAAGCCGCTGGCCGCCGCCGTCGAGCCGGTGCTCGACCTACTGCTGTACGGTTTGGCACCGCGTCACACCGTCGCCTTGGCCGCCGCTCAGTGA
- a CDS encoding 3-hydroxyacyl-CoA dehydrogenase/enoyl-CoA hydratase family protein: MARKLEKAAVLGAGVMGSQIAAHLANAGVPVVLLDIVPPDAPPEADATVRNRLALAALERMQKQKPAPFFLNEYASRIRVGNLEDHLEWLRDADWIIEAVTENLAIKRALYEKIEPFRKPGSLITSNTSGIPIASLAEGRSEDFRRNFLGTHFFNPPRYMYLVELIRTPDTDPEASCFASKLCDELLGKGIVYANDRPNFIANRIGIYGFMRTIQVMMEMGLSITEVDKMTGPAIGRPNSATFRTGDLSGLDTTVAVAQTVYETIPEDECRALFVPPDFIRRMVERRWVGDKAGQGFYKRVQTEAGREILELDYQTLEYRPQPKVHFPSLEEAKRISDVRERLRFLVNGTDKVGQFLWAVIGDALVYTANRIPEITDDLVQVDRAMKWGYNWELGPFETWDALGVVETVKRLEADGKPIPQLVADLLASGKTSFYDAAEGRTTVFVPARKTHEPVGERVGVILLKSVKERTGVIKKNAGASLIDIGDGVACLEFHTKMNALGADTISMLQFAVKEVAQNFVGLVVGNQGENFSAGANLMMMLMSAQEGEWDELDHAVRTFQNAVMSLRYSPKPTVVAPFGLTLGGGCEMTLHADRVRASAESYIGLVEVSVGLLPAGGGTKEMLVRCADRARGTEADLMAFIKEAFQNIMLAKTSTSAEEARALGYLRPTDGVTMNRDRLIADAKQTVLALALEGYRQPMMRTDIPALGEAGLAVLKLGLHQMLRAGYATEHDVLIGSKVAKVLTGGDLNHPSTVSEQDLLDLEREGFLSLLGERKTQERIQHTLKTGKPLRN; this comes from the coding sequence ATGGCTCGTAAGTTGGAAAAGGCGGCGGTGCTTGGCGCGGGCGTCATGGGCTCGCAGATCGCCGCCCATCTGGCCAACGCCGGCGTTCCGGTGGTCTTGCTGGATATTGTTCCACCCGATGCGCCGCCGGAGGCGGACGCAACGGTGCGCAACCGCCTGGCCTTGGCGGCGCTAGAGCGGATGCAGAAACAAAAACCGGCGCCGTTTTTTCTCAACGAATACGCCTCCCGCATCCGCGTTGGCAACCTTGAAGACCATCTTGAATGGCTTCGGGACGCCGACTGGATCATTGAGGCCGTCACTGAAAATCTCGCCATCAAACGGGCGCTCTACGAAAAGATTGAGCCGTTCCGCAAACCCGGCAGTCTCATCACCTCGAACACATCAGGCATCCCGATTGCCTCATTGGCGGAAGGCCGGTCAGAGGACTTCCGGCGGAATTTTTTGGGAACGCACTTCTTCAACCCGCCGCGCTACATGTACCTTGTCGAGCTGATTCGGACGCCGGACACCGACCCGGAAGCATCCTGCTTCGCCTCCAAGCTCTGCGACGAGCTGCTCGGCAAGGGTATCGTTTACGCCAATGACCGTCCCAACTTCATCGCCAACCGCATCGGCATCTACGGCTTTATGCGGACGATTCAGGTCATGATGGAGATGGGACTTTCGATTACCGAAGTGGACAAAATGACCGGCCCCGCCATTGGCCGTCCCAATAGCGCGACGTTCCGCACAGGCGATCTTTCGGGACTAGACACGACGGTGGCGGTAGCGCAAACCGTTTACGAAACCATTCCCGAAGACGAGTGCCGGGCGTTGTTTGTCCCGCCGGATTTCATCCGGCGGATGGTTGAACGGCGGTGGGTCGGCGATAAAGCCGGGCAGGGCTTTTACAAGCGTGTTCAGACCGAAGCTGGGCGCGAAATCCTTGAACTGGATTACCAAACGCTGGAGTACCGTCCTCAACCCAAGGTGCACTTCCCCTCCCTCGAAGAGGCTAAACGCATTAGTGACGTACGGGAACGGCTGCGCTTTCTGGTCAACGGCACAGACAAGGTCGGGCAGTTTCTGTGGGCAGTCATCGGCGACGCGCTGGTGTACACCGCCAACCGCATCCCCGAAATCACGGACGATCTCGTGCAAGTGGATCGCGCTATGAAGTGGGGCTACAACTGGGAGTTAGGCCCCTTTGAGACGTGGGATGCGCTGGGCGTTGTCGAGACGGTCAAGCGCCTTGAAGCTGACGGTAAGCCGATTCCCCAGCTCGTTGCTGACTTGCTGGCCTCCGGCAAAACGAGCTTTTACGACGCCGCCGAAGGTCGAACGACCGTTTTCGTTCCGGCGCGGAAAACGCATGAGCCGGTCGGCGAACGGGTGGGCGTGATTTTGCTCAAGTCGGTCAAGGAACGCACCGGCGTCATCAAGAAGAACGCTGGCGCGTCGCTGATTGACATCGGTGACGGTGTGGCCTGCTTAGAGTTCCACACCAAGATGAACGCCCTCGGCGCGGACACCATCAGCATGCTCCAGTTCGCCGTCAAGGAAGTCGCCCAAAACTTCGTCGGGCTGGTCGTCGGCAATCAGGGTGAAAACTTCAGCGCTGGCGCGAATCTGATGATGATGCTGATGAGCGCGCAGGAGGGCGAGTGGGACGAACTCGACCATGCTGTACGGACGTTCCAAAACGCGGTCATGTCGCTGCGTTACTCGCCAAAACCGACCGTCGTGGCCCCGTTTGGCTTGACGTTGGGCGGCGGCTGCGAAATGACGCTTCATGCCGACCGCGTACGGGCTTCAGCCGAGAGCTACATCGGGCTGGTTGAAGTTAGCGTGGGGCTGCTTCCGGCCGGCGGTGGCACAAAGGAAATGCTCGTGCGCTGCGCCGACCGGGCGCGTGGGACGGAAGCTGATTTGATGGCGTTCATCAAGGAAGCCTTCCAGAACATCATGCTGGCTAAAACTTCGACCAGCGCGGAGGAAGCGCGGGCGTTGGGCTATCTGCGTCCGACCGACGGCGTGACGATGAACCGCGACCGGCTCATTGCCGACGCCAAGCAGACCGTCTTGGCGCTGGCGCTGGAAGGCTACCGCCAACCGATGATGCGAACAGATATTCCAGCACTGGGCGAAGCGGGCTTGGCGGTGCTCAAACTCGGACTGCACCAGATGCTCCGCGCGGGTTACGCCACCGAACACGATGTGCTCATTGGAAGCAAAGTTGCTAAGGTGCTGACGGGCGGCGATCTGAATCACCCAAGTACGGTTTCCGAACAGGACTTGCTCGACTTGGAGCGGGAAGGCTTTTTGAGCTTGCTGGGCGAGCGCAAAACGCAGGAGCGCATCCAGCATACACTTAAGACCGGCAAGCCGCTGCGCAACTAA